A genomic stretch from Telmatocola sphagniphila includes:
- a CDS encoding S46 family peptidase encodes MKFTLGFFLLVLCVLGRRAVVHGDEGMWLYSNPPKKLLKEKYGFDKPEAWYEHVQKSSVRFNSGGSGSFVSEDGLVMTNHHVGAGDLQKVSDEKHNYLKDGFYAKTQADEIKCKGLELNVLQSMSDVTAKIEAAVTKDMSPLDAVKARNAVIEQIKAANSDKEKNIRADVVTLYAGGQYHLYIYKKYTDIRIVFAPEQQAAFFGGDPDNFEYPRYDLDMTFFRVYENDKPIKCQNYLKWSAAGSKEGELVFVSGHPGRTNRQNTVAELEYLRDTGYPFGLQRLNRMEVAMTSWSQRTEENARRAREDLFGVQNSRKARIGGLGGLLDPKLLGRKVDQEAQLKSFIAGSSDPMVKAAGPAFETIAKAEKKRAEILKENTFYEGGGAFSSHLFGIARTLLRAAEEKAKPAGTRLREYEDSSIKSLELGLFSDEEIYDDFEILTLTDSLTFYATTFGGNDEMVQKVLAGKSPRDRAYELISGSKLKDPAVRKKIYEGGKAAIDASTDPMIALAKLVDARSRAVRKVFETEVDEPKRQAYAAIAKARYAKDGASTYPDATFTLRLAFGTVKGYTQDGKKIPAFTDIGGLYKWSAEHKNKEPFDLPARWVERKDKLDLKTPFNFVCTADIIGGNSGSPVINQAGEVVGLIFDGNIQSLVLDFIFDEEVARAVSVDSRAMIEALNKVYDAQDVATELTTGKKPVK; translated from the coding sequence ATGAAATTCACCCTTGGTTTTTTTCTGCTCGTGCTCTGCGTTCTCGGCAGACGGGCGGTAGTTCACGGCGATGAGGGGATGTGGCTCTACTCCAATCCGCCGAAGAAACTGCTCAAGGAAAAGTACGGCTTCGATAAACCCGAAGCCTGGTACGAACACGTTCAGAAGTCGTCCGTGCGTTTCAATTCCGGCGGTTCGGGCTCCTTCGTCTCCGAAGACGGCCTGGTGATGACCAACCACCACGTCGGCGCCGGCGATCTTCAGAAGGTCTCCGACGAGAAGCACAATTATCTGAAGGACGGCTTCTACGCCAAGACCCAGGCGGACGAAATCAAGTGCAAGGGTCTGGAACTGAACGTGCTCCAGTCGATGTCCGATGTCACCGCCAAAATTGAAGCGGCCGTGACCAAGGACATGAGCCCGCTGGATGCCGTCAAGGCGCGCAATGCCGTGATCGAACAGATCAAGGCGGCCAATTCCGACAAAGAAAAGAACATCCGCGCCGACGTGGTGACCCTTTATGCCGGCGGTCAGTATCACCTGTACATCTACAAAAAATACACCGATATTCGCATCGTTTTTGCTCCCGAACAGCAGGCCGCGTTCTTCGGCGGCGACCCCGATAATTTCGAATATCCCCGCTACGATCTCGACATGACTTTCTTCCGCGTCTACGAGAACGACAAGCCGATCAAGTGCCAGAATTACCTGAAATGGAGCGCGGCCGGGAGCAAGGAAGGCGAACTGGTTTTCGTGTCTGGACATCCGGGACGTACCAACCGCCAGAACACCGTGGCCGAGCTGGAATACCTGCGCGACACCGGCTACCCGTTCGGGTTGCAACGGCTCAATCGCATGGAAGTGGCCATGACCTCCTGGAGCCAGCGGACCGAAGAGAACGCTCGCCGGGCTCGCGAAGACCTGTTCGGCGTGCAGAACAGCCGGAAAGCCCGCATCGGCGGACTCGGCGGTCTGCTCGATCCGAAACTACTGGGTCGCAAAGTCGATCAGGAAGCGCAATTGAAATCGTTCATCGCCGGTAGCAGCGACCCAATGGTCAAAGCGGCTGGTCCCGCTTTCGAAACGATTGCCAAAGCCGAGAAGAAGCGTGCGGAAATTCTGAAGGAAAATACTTTCTACGAAGGCGGCGGCGCTTTCTCTTCGCATCTTTTTGGCATCGCCCGCACCTTGTTGCGAGCGGCCGAGGAAAAAGCCAAACCGGCCGGTACCCGCCTGCGCGAATACGAAGATTCGAGCATCAAGTCGCTCGAACTGGGCCTGTTCTCGGATGAAGAAATCTACGACGATTTCGAAATCCTGACCCTCACCGATTCGCTAACGTTCTACGCCACGACTTTCGGTGGCAACGATGAGATGGTGCAGAAGGTTCTGGCCGGGAAGTCGCCGCGCGACCGCGCTTACGAACTGATCAGCGGCAGCAAGTTGAAGGACCCCGCCGTTCGCAAGAAGATTTACGAAGGGGGTAAGGCCGCGATTGATGCCAGCACCGATCCGATGATTGCACTGGCGAAATTGGTTGATGCCCGTTCGCGAGCCGTCCGCAAAGTTTTCGAAACGGAAGTGGATGAACCGAAGCGACAGGCCTATGCGGCCATCGCCAAGGCCCGTTATGCCAAGGATGGGGCCAGCACCTATCCGGACGCGACATTCACGTTGCGATTGGCATTCGGCACGGTGAAGGGTTACACCCAAGACGGCAAGAAGATCCCCGCCTTCACCGATATCGGCGGCCTTTACAAGTGGTCGGCCGAGCACAAGAACAAGGAGCCGTTTGATCTACCCGCTCGCTGGGTGGAACGCAAGGATAAGCTCGATCTGAAGACTCCGTTCAACTTTGTCTGCACGGCCGATATCATCGGCGGCAACTCGGGCAGCCCGGTGATCAATCAGGCGGGGGAAGTCGTCGGGTTGATCTTCGACGGCAACATTCAATCGCTGGTGCTGGACTTCATTTTCGATGAAGAAGTGGCTCGGGCGGTGTCGGTCGATTCGCGTGCCATGATCGAAGCCCTGAACAAGGTCTACGATGCTCAGGATGTGGCTACGGAATTGACGACCGGTAAGAAGCCGGTGAAATGA